GAAACCGCTCTAAAGATGGCCGACCGCGGCATATTGAATGATGTGCTGGCGGCTTTGCCGTTGCCTGCGCTTGCGATCAACCGACATGAGCGGATCGTCGCAATCAACGCACAGGCCGAGGGGTTGCTTGGCAAGGGCGCGGTTGACCGTCATTTCGTAACAGTGCTGCGTCAGCCCACGCTGGTCGAGGCGGTAGAAGGTCTTTTGGAAGACGGCAAACCGCGCAGTGTGCCCTACCTTGGCGGTGATCCGGTGCGTCCGCTCACTTATCAGGTCACACTGCGGGCAATCGGCACAGGCAGCAGTCTGATCGCAAGTTTCGAAGACATGACCCATGCGGCACAGGCGGGTCAGATGCGCCGTGATTTTGTCGCCAATGTCAGTCACGAATTGCGCACGCCGCTGACGTCGCTGATGGGGTTTATCGAAACGCTGAGCGGTCCGGCCAGAGATGATGCCAAAGCCCGCGACCGGTTTTTGCAGATCATGGCAGGCGAGACGGAGCGAATGAACCGGCTTGTGGGTGACCTGTTATCGCTCAGCCGCGTCGAAGCCGACGAGCGGGTGCGCCCGACAACGCCTGTGAACCTGCGCGACATCTTGCAAAGTACATTGCGCAATCTTAACCCGCTTGCCGTGGACCGAGATGTTCTTTTGCGGCCGTCTTTCGGCGAGGACCGGATCACGCTGACGGCGGATGCGGATCAGTTGTTGCAGGTTTTTACCAACCTCATCGAAAACGCGATCAAATACGGCGCGCCCGGGAAATTCGTGGATATCGGTGCGGAGACTTCGCTTCACGATCCGGCCATGCGTGGCCCAGCGGTGCGGGTAACTGTGCGGGATTACGGTAATGGTATCGCGCCGGAGCATTTGCCGAGACTGACAGAGCGATTCTACCGCGCGGACAGCCACCGCAGCCGCGCTTTGGGCGGTACAGGGTTGGGGTTGGCGATTGTGAAACACATCCTCAACCGGCACCGCGGCCGGCTCAAGATCGCGTCGACTGTGGGCGAAGGGGCTGAATTTACGGTTATTCTACCGATGGATAGCGAAGCGGCACCGGCTGATCGTGCAGAAAAACTGGCCTAAACGGCGTCCAGCGGTCTTTGTCATAAATCTGTAACACAACTGTCACAAAAGCTAAGCATGGCGCCCGTAGTTGAGGCCCAATCACCAAGGGGGTGATTTTCGATTTCAACGCTGACAGGAGACATCATGTCACTGACAAAACTGACGACATCCGCGCTGGCAATTGCCGCACTTTCCGCAACTGCTGCTGCCGCACGCGACAACGTTCAGGTAGCCGGTTCGTCCACCGTGCTGCCCTATGCATCCATCGTCGCCGAAGCTTTTGGCGAAAATACAGACTTCCCGACACCTGTTGTTGAATCAGGCGGCTCTTCCGCCGGTCTGAAGCGGTTCTGCGAAGGCGTTGGCGAAAACACCATCGACGTGGCCAACGCATCCCGCGCCATCCGTGAAAAAGAGATCAAGGCATGTGCCGAAAACGGCGTGACCGACATCATCGAAGTCCGTATCGGCTATGACGGGATCGTCTTTGCGTCCCAGATCAACGGACCAGCCTACACAGCGTTCCAGCCTTCCGATATCTTCAACGCCATCGGCGCGAAGGTCCTGAAAGATGGCGCGATTGTCGAGAACTCCTATGACACGTGGTCCGACTTCAACAGCGATCTCCCAGACGCTGAAATCGCCATGTTCATCCCCGGCACCAAGCACGGCACACGTGAAGTTTTCGAAGACAAGGTTCTGCTGAAGGGCTGTGAAGACACAGGGGCCATGCAGGCCATGATGGACGGCGGCATGTCCGAGGACGACGCTGAGGATGCCTGCCTTGACGTGCGTCAGGACGGCAAGTCAGTGGACATCGACGGTGACTACACCGAGACACTTGCACGGATCGATGCCAATACAGACGGCATCGGCGTATTCGGTCTGGCGTTCTACGAGAACAACCAGGACAAGCTCAAAGTTGCTACAATGGGCGACGTTGCACCATCCACCGAGACCATCGCATCAGGTGAATATCCTGTATCGCGTCCGCTGTTCTTCTACGTGAAGAAAGCACACATCGGCGTGATCCCCGGTTTGAAAGAATACGCGCAGTTCTTTGTAGCCGACGAACTGGCTGGTCCTTCCGGCCCGCTTGCGAACTACGGTCTGGTTTCCGATCCGGAACTGGCGGACACGCAAGCAACTGTTGCTGATGAAAAGACTTTGGGCGCAGGCTCTTAAGCCGCGTCAGATGATGAAGACTTCGGGGGCGGCATTCTGCTGCCCCCGACTTTACGAATAGGACGAAAGTCCGTTGGCTGTGTGGGGGCTACATGCCATTACTCTGGGTTTTTCTAATCGTCCTGACGATTGCGATTGGCGGGTATTTCGCCGGTCGGATGCGGGTGCTTCAGCACGCTGGCGGTGACCGTCGCAAGATGCATTCCTTGCCAAATTACTACGGCGGTAACGTAGCGATCAAAGCGGCGGTGCCTGCCTTTTTCCTTCTCGTGGCATGGCTTTTGATCCAGCCATGGATTGTCAATAGTTCGGTTTCCAATCTGATCCCCGACAGTGCGATCGCCGAAAGCTCCTCGCGGGGGTTGGTCCTTTCCGAAGTCCGTCGCGCCGCCAACGGGCTTGATATGGCTGTTGCACAGGGCGCATTGAGTGAAGACGACGCGCGTCAACCCGATGCTGATGTCACGGATATATCGGCCAAGCTTCAGGCCTCCGGTGCGATTGTCACCTCGCAAATCACGCCTCCTGTTTTGCAAGCTGCCCAACGCTACCGCGACTTGAACACACAGGGCAGCACATGGATGGCGATTGCTGTGATCTCCCTTGCTGTTGCAGGCGCGCTTTGGGGGCTGCGCGGAGCCGTGCCAGACTACCGCGCACGCAATGTGGTTGAAACCGCAGTGCGCTATCTGCTTATCGGAGCGGCCTCAATCGCGATCCTGACGACACTCGGCATCGTGCTGTCGCTGGTTTTCAACACAATCGAGTTCTTCCGCCTTTATCCCGCCGCCGACTTCTTCTTTGGCACCAACTGGGCCCCGAGTTTCTCTGGGCGCGGGGGCAGCTCTGATCTGGGCGTGTTGCCGCTCCTTTGGGGGACATTCTATATCTCCATCGTGGCGCTGGCGGTGGCGATCCCAATCGGCCTCTTTGCCGCAATTTATCTGTCCGAATACGCAACACCGCGCATCCGCTCGATCGCGAAGCCCTTGCTTGAAGTGCTCGCGGGTATCCCGACTATCGTGTACGGTCTGTTTGCGCTGCTGACGGTCGGGCCGCTTCTGGTGTCCGTTTTTGGTCGCGACGGTCTAGGCATCATGCAGGCTGGTACCGCCGTTGTCACAGCGGGCCTTGTCATGGGCATCATGCTGATCCCGTTTGTAAGCTCGCTTTCAGATGACATCATCAATGCCGTACCACAGGCGATGCGCGACGGCTCTTACGGGTTGGGCGCGACCAAATCCGAAACCATCAGGCAAGTCGTTTTGCCTGCTGCCTTGCCGGGCATTGTAGGGGCGATCCTGCTTGCCGCCAGCCGTGCCATTGGCGAGACGATGATCGTTGTGCTGGGGGCGGGGGCTGCGGCACGCCTGTCGCTCAATCCATTCGACGCCATGACCACCGTGACCGCCAAGATCGTCAGCCAGCTGACCGGCGACGCGGATTTTGCCAGCCCCGAAGCGCTGGTTGCCTTTGCCCTTGGGATGACCCTGTTTGTCATCACTTTGGGTCTGAATATTTTCGCGCTCTACATCGTGCGCAAGTACCGGGAGCAATATGACTGATGTCTGACGCAAGCCTCAGCCCAACAGGCGCGCCCGAGCGCCGTCACAAATCACTGTTGACCGTCGACAGCCGGACGGCCCGACGCAATGCAGCAGAAAAACGGTTCCGGTTCTACGGGATCGGCGCGATCCTGATCGGTGTGTTCTTTATCGTGGTGCTGGCCTTTTCGATCATCCGGTCGGGCCTTCCCGCCTTTACCCATACGGTTGTGGCCGTAGACTTTACCCTGAGCGAAGAGGGTTTCGCGGAAGCAGAAGGACAGCTTTTCAAAACGAAGGCATACGAGGGTTTGCTGATTGAGGAAATTCGCGGAGCACTCGAGGCCGAAGGGATCAGCGTTTCGTTTGATGCTGCCGCAATCGGGCGGTTGCTGGGCAAGCCCGGCGGCACGCTGCGCGACCATTACCGCGCCAACGCGCAAGACCTTGGCACACCCGTCAGGTTCGAGCTGGCAGCGGCGTCACGGGTTGACGGATATTTGACAGGCCGTGTCACACGCGACACCCTGCAAGACAGCCGTTTTCTGGAAGCGGGCGATCTGGACCTGATCGATGCATTGGTCGAGGCGGGGATCATCACCCGTGCGTTCAACTGGAACTTCATCACAGGTGCGGACAGCGGCGTAGACAACCCTGGCGGCGCGGGCATTGGCGCATCCGTTGTCGGATCGCTTTTCATGATGCTGGTGGTGCTGGTGCTGTCCTTGCCGATCGGTGTCGCAGCCTCCATTTATCTTGAGGAATTCGCACCGCAGAACCGTTTCACCGATCTCATCGAAGTGAATATTTCAAATCTCGCCGCGGTCCCGTCCATCGTGTTCGGCATTCTGGGTCTGGCCGTCTTTATCCAGTTCATGCACCTGCCACAGTCTGCACCTTTGGTGGGCGGGTTGGTGCTTACCCTGATGACGCTGCCGACCATCATCATCTCGACACGCGCCTCGCTCAAGGCGGTGCCACCGTCGATCCGCGAAGCGGCACTTGGGGTCGGTGCGTCCAAGATGCAAACGGTTTTCCACCACGTGCTGCCGCTGGCCATGCCGGGTATCCTGACCGGTACGATCATCGGTCTGGCTCAAGCGCTTGGTGAAACGGCACCCTTGCTGCTGATCGGTATGGTGGGCTTTGTTGCGCGGGGGTATCCCGATGGTGTCGTCGCGGGCTTTACCGACCCCAACTCGGCGATGCCTGCACAGATTTACACTTGGGCGGCACGGGCTGACCCAAGCTTTTACGAGAAAGCATGGGGCGGGATCATCGTTTTGCTGGTATTCCTGCTGTCGATGAACATCCTCGCCATTATCTTGCGTCGCCGGTTCGAGCGGCGTTGGTAGAAGGGGTTAGGGCCATGAAAGATACAATAATTGCGGAGAACGACGTGACCACAAATACCGTCAAGATCGCGGCGCGCGACATACAGGTCTACTATGGCGATAACCATGCCATCAAGGACGTGAATGTCGATATCGAAGACAAGACCGTGACCGCCTTCATCGGTCCGTCAGGTTGCGGGAAATCGACCTTTCTGCGGTGCATCAACCGGATGAACGACACGATTGATATCTGCCGTGTCGAAGGCGACATCCTGCTGGATGGCGAAGACATCTATGACCGCAATGTCGATCCCGTTCAGTTGCGTGCCAAGGTTGGGATGGTTTTCCAAAAGCCGAACCCGTTCCCGAAGTCGATTTATGATAACGTGGCCTACGGACCGCGCATCCACGGATTGTCGCGCAACAAGACCGATCTTGACGAAATTGTTGAGCGTTCTTTGCGGCGCGCCGCGATCTGGGATGAGGTGAAGGACCGGTTGCATGCGCCCGGTACAGGCCTGTCAGGGGGGCAGCAGCAGCGCCTCTGTATCGCCCGTGCAGTGGCGACAGAGCCTGAAGTTCTGCTTATGGACGAGCCTTGTTCGGCGCTCGACCCGATTGCGACAGCGCAGGTTGAAGAACTTATTGACGAGCTTCGCCGCGACTATTCGGTTGTGATCGTCACCCACTCCATGCAGCAGGCCGCCCGTGTGAGCCAGAAAACCGCGTTCTTCCACCTCGGTAATCTGGTGGAGTTTGGTGAAACAGACAAGATATTCACCCAGCCCGAAGACCCCCGCACTGAGAGCTATATCACAGGACGTATTGGATAATATCATGCAGGATCAACACATCGCATCCGCTTTTGACCGCGACCTTGAAGCGGTTCAGGCACAGATCATGAAAATGGGCGGAATGGTCGAGAACGCCATCCGTCAGGCCGCCAAGTCCCTCGAAACCCGTGATGAGGATCTGGCTGAAGAAGTACGTGGCGCTGACAAGGCCATCGACTTCCTGGAAAACCAGATCAACGAGAGTGCGGCGCGCATTATTGCTCTGCGGGCGCCCACGGCCATTGATCTGCGCGTCATCCTCAGCGTGATTAAGATCAGCGCAAATCTTGAACGGATTGGCGACTATGCCAAGAACATGGCCAAGCGGACAAGCGTTCTGGCCTCGCTTGCTGCTGTAGACGACAGCGGCGGTGCGATCCGCAGAATGGCGCTGACGGTTGAGGGCATGCTGAAAGACGCGCTTGATGCCTATATTCAACGCGACGCTGAATTGGCACAGGACGTGATCGACCGCGACGAAGACGTCGATCAGATGTACAACGCTTTGTTCCGCGAATTCCTGACCTTCATGATGGAAGATCCGCGCAACATCACGGCCTGTATGCATTTGCACTTCATTGCGAAAAACACCGAGCGCATGGGCGACCACGTCACATCGATTGCCGAACAGGTCGTCTATCTTGTGACTGGTGAGCATCCAGACGAAGCACGTCCCAAGGCGGACAAAACGTCTTTGATCACCAAGGCGTAAAGCATATGTCTGCCACCCAACCCCATGTGCTTCTGGTCGAGGACGAACCGGCGCAGCGTGAAGTGCTGGCTTATAACCTCGAAGCCGAAGGATACGCCGTCAGCCGGGCCGAAAACGGCGAAGAGGCGATGTTGCAGGTCGACGAGATCACACCTGATCTGGTGATCCTCGACTGGATGATGCCACTGATGAGCGGGATTGAGGTCTGCCGTCAGCTGAAGACACGAGAAGACACGCGCAACATCCCTGTGATCATGCTGTCCGCGCGATCAGAGGAAGTAGACACCGTGCGCGGCCTTGAGACGGGTGCTGACGACTATGTGGTCAAACCGTACTCTTTGCGGGAACTGATGGCGCGTGTCCGCACACAACTTCGCCGCTCACGTCCCTCGGCGGCAGGGGCTGCTTTGGTCTATCAGGACATCAGCCTTGACCCTGAAAGCCACCGCGTGAGCCGTGGTGGTCATGAGCTCAAGCTTGGTCCGACCGAGTACCGTCTCCTTGTGACATTCCTTGAAAAGCAGGGCCGTGTCCTGAGCCGGGACCAGCTTCTCGATCTGGTCTGGGGGCGCGATATCTACGTCGATACGCGGACAGTGGATGTTCATATTGCACGGCTTCGCAAAGTGCTGACCCAAGTGGTGCCGGATGACCCGATCCGTACCGTGCGCGGCACCGGATACGCCTTGGGTTGATTTTGGTTCCCTGACGCATGGTGCTGCGCTAGCGTGATGCCAAATGCTTCAGGGGGCCGTATGACCGATATCACCGTTTTCAGCGCCAAAAAGATAATCACGATGGATCCCAGCCGTCCCGAGGCGACCCATGTTGCTGTGCAGGATGGGAAAATTCTGGCTGTCGGTGGTGCCGATTGCGCGGATGACTGGGGGCAGGTCACACATGATGACCGTTTGGCAGACACCATTCTCATGCCCGGTTTCGTCGAGGGCCACGCGCATATGATGGCGGGCAAGATGTGGGATTTTGCATATGCCGGCTTTCACGACCGCCTCGACCCGCAGGGGAAGCTGCACGAGGGGATGACCTCGCTCGATGCGGTCATCGCGCGCCTGAAAGAACGAGATGCCGAAATGCCTGAAGGCGAGCCGATGTTCGCATGGGGGCTGGACCCGATATTTCTGCCCTCTGAGCGGATGAACAAACACCATCTGGATGCTGTGTCTACCACCCGTCCCATCTCTGTGATGTTCTCCAATTTCCATCTGATGTGCGTGAATTCCTCGGCGTTGGAGATGGCGCAATATTCGGCCCAGACCAATGTCGAGGGTGTGATCAAGGGCGAGGATGGCGCTCCCAATGGCGAACTTCAGGAAATGGCAGCCATGTTTCCGATCATGCGGCGCCTCGGCATCGACTTTCGCAGTCTCTCGCAAGGCGAGGATGCCTTGCGGCTTTACGCCGACGTCTGTCGTCTTGCGGGGGTGACGACCGTCACGGACCTCTATTCGACCATGGAAGATTCCGACGTGGCCGAAATGGTGCGGATCACTGGTGAAGATGATTTTGGCATCCGCATCGTGCCCGCGCTCGGGGCGACCGGTGCCGATCCTGAAACCCTCGCCACACGCGCGCTCGCGCTCAAGAAACGATCAACCGATAAACTGCGCCTGGGGGCGGTGAAGCTGATGACTGACGGTTCTATCCAAGGATGGACGGGCCGCGTGAAGTGGCCGCACTACATCGGGGGACAGCCGAACGGCTTGTGGAACAGCACACCGGAAGAGATTTTTGCCCTCTGCGAAGCGATGTATAAACACGGCGTTCAGATGCATATCCACGTCAATGCGGACGAAGCCTCTGAAGTGTCACTGGATGCCTGTGAGGCAGCTGCTCGGAAGCATCCATGGCCCGGTGCCCGCCATGTTTTCCAGCACTGTCAGATGATGGGACCGGATCAATTCGCCCGTGCACGGGAGTTGGGCCTCTGCACCAATATATTCTCCAACCATCTGTATTACTTCGGAGATCAGCATGTGGCCCTCACCATCGGCGAAGACCGTGCAAGCCGGATGAACGCTGCACGCTCCGCCCTCGATGCGGGCGTCTCGGTTGCGCTTCATTCGGACGCGCCGGTCACGCCCATGGGGCCGCTCTTTACTGCGTGGTGTGCCGTCAACCGCAAGACAATGTCAGGCCGCACGCTGGGGCCGGAACAACGCATTACGGTACCAGAGGCCTTGACCCTGATTACACTCGGTGCGGCCTATACGCTGAAGCTCGACAGCGAGATCGGCAGCATTGAAACAGGCAAGATCGCTGACTTTGCGGTTTTGGGGGAAGACCCGCTTTCTGTTGAACCCGAAGATCTCAGGGATGTGCCGGTTTTGGGCACAGTCAGTGGCGGGCAGGTGCTGCTGTCGTGAACCGACTTCCGCTCACCGTGATCAGCGGTTATCTCGGGGCTGGAAAGACCACTCTGATCAATCGTTTGCTCGCGCAACCTCATGGATTGCGCTTGATGGTGATGGTCAATGATTTTGGTGCCATCAACATCGATAAGGCGCTTATCGAAGCGCAGGACGACGATGTGATTGCGCTGACCAACGGCTGCATTTGCTGCACCATGGGGACGGATTTGTTTCTGGCGCTAGGGGATGCGCTTGATCGCCGTCCGCGACCGGACCACCTTATCATCGAAGCAAGCGGGATCGCAGACCCCGCCGCCATTGCCAACACAGCGATAGCCGAGCCGGATTTGATCTATTCCGGGATCGTCACGCTGGTAGATGCGTTAAATATCAATGCGCTACTATCCGACCCTCTGGTGTCACCTCAAGTGGCACAGCAAATGGCTGCGGCCGATCTGTTGGTGCAGACCAAGTGTGCGCAGCGTGTCGCAGATGTAGATAATGCCTGCCAGAACAACGGCTTGCCGTTGCCTGTTATTGTAGAGCCGAGCGCGGTATCGATTTTGACGCTTGGTGCCAAGTTAAGCAATGAAGCGTCGGTTGCCAGCGTACATCCAGACTATGTAACTTGGTATGTGTCTGACAGTCCGGTCCTTGATCACGCGAGGCTCACCACAGCGTTGAAAGATAGGCCCGAATGGCTATTCCGCCTAAAAGGGTTTGTTCGGACTGAGCAAGGCTTGCAAGAAATACATGTTGTTGGAAAAAGTATAGATATCAAAGTGGTGCAGGATAATACTGAGGCGTCTTTAGTCGCTTTAGGCGTGCGCGGCAGGTTCACCAAGGAGGCGATGGATGTTTGGTGGCAAGGCGTGACTGGCGCCAGTTCCTCGATTGCGCATCAGCAGACCTAGAACTCCTTAGGTTCCGGAAACAGCCGTAGTTTTCAGATATTCTGCGCCGATTGTGTTGTCTAAATTCATGAGTTCTTCATCCTTTTGACTGACGAAGGCAGTGCCAGTATGCCGCTGGCGTCAGGATGTTTGATGCAACACCAAATGCCAGATACCGCGGAGCCATCCTTGCGCGCATCACGCACCAAGAAGGTGGTCATCGTGGACGATTCCAAGACGATCCGAAGCTGGCTGCGCGTTGTGTTTGCGCAGGATGCACGGCTAGAGGTGGTCGGTGAGGCCGACAGTGCGGAGAAGGCGCGACAGGTGATTAAGCATACCCGCCCGGACGTGATCACGCTGGACATCGAAATGCCGGGGATGAGTGGTCTTGATTTCCTTGACCGGCTGATGCAACTGCGCCCGATGCCGGTGGTGATGATTTCCGGCAGCACCCAAAGCAATTCCGATGCGACAATCACCGCTCTTACGCTGGGAGCTGTCGATTGTATCCTCAAGCCATCGACACCTACGAACAGAGATGTATGGAAAGACATTTCACGGCGGGTGTTTTCTGCGGCGTGCAGTACGGTTCAAGTTACCCGCAGATCGATGAAAGAGGTTGCGCGCAGCCGGGGGCAGGTGGGTAACGACGAATTGCCACTTATCCTCATTGGCGCATCCACCGGTGGCGTGGCGGCACTTGAGGAAGTGCTATCCAATTTACACACGGACGGTCCGCCGGTTGTGGTTGTTCAGCACATGCCGGGTGCCTTCCTGGTGAGCTTTTCGCACCTCCTTAACCGTAACCTTTCGCAAGACGTCGCAATCGTGCGCGCAGGGGAGCCGCTCGGCGCGGGACAAATCCGTCTTGCGCCATCTCAAGGCATGCACACCGAAATTGTAAGAGAGCGCGGTCAGTGGTCCTGCGCGCTGGTTTCTGAGCCTCAAAATACACTTCATTGCCCATCTGTGGATGTACTGTTCAGATCGGCGCTTCCGTTCAGCAAAGATGTGATCGGCGTCATACTGACAGGATTGGGACGTGATGGTGCGGATGCCCTACTTGGCCTGCGAAAAGCCGGTGCGCGGACCATGGGGCAAGATGAA
The Sulfitobacter noctilucicola genome window above contains:
- a CDS encoding sensor histidine kinase, with protein sequence MADRGILNDVLAALPLPALAINRHERIVAINAQAEGLLGKGAVDRHFVTVLRQPTLVEAVEGLLEDGKPRSVPYLGGDPVRPLTYQVTLRAIGTGSSLIASFEDMTHAAQAGQMRRDFVANVSHELRTPLTSLMGFIETLSGPARDDAKARDRFLQIMAGETERMNRLVGDLLSLSRVEADERVRPTTPVNLRDILQSTLRNLNPLAVDRDVLLRPSFGEDRITLTADADQLLQVFTNLIENAIKYGAPGKFVDIGAETSLHDPAMRGPAVRVTVRDYGNGIAPEHLPRLTERFYRADSHRSRALGGTGLGLAIVKHILNRHRGRLKIASTVGEGAEFTVILPMDSEAAPADRAEKLA
- a CDS encoding substrate-binding domain-containing protein, whose translation is MSLTKLTTSALAIAALSATAAAARDNVQVAGSSTVLPYASIVAEAFGENTDFPTPVVESGGSSAGLKRFCEGVGENTIDVANASRAIREKEIKACAENGVTDIIEVRIGYDGIVFASQINGPAYTAFQPSDIFNAIGAKVLKDGAIVENSYDTWSDFNSDLPDAEIAMFIPGTKHGTREVFEDKVLLKGCEDTGAMQAMMDGGMSEDDAEDACLDVRQDGKSVDIDGDYTETLARIDANTDGIGVFGLAFYENNQDKLKVATMGDVAPSTETIASGEYPVSRPLFFYVKKAHIGVIPGLKEYAQFFVADELAGPSGPLANYGLVSDPELADTQATVADEKTLGAGS
- the pstC gene encoding phosphate ABC transporter permease subunit PstC; its protein translation is MPLLWVFLIVLTIAIGGYFAGRMRVLQHAGGDRRKMHSLPNYYGGNVAIKAAVPAFFLLVAWLLIQPWIVNSSVSNLIPDSAIAESSSRGLVLSEVRRAANGLDMAVAQGALSEDDARQPDADVTDISAKLQASGAIVTSQITPPVLQAAQRYRDLNTQGSTWMAIAVISLAVAGALWGLRGAVPDYRARNVVETAVRYLLIGAASIAILTTLGIVLSLVFNTIEFFRLYPAADFFFGTNWAPSFSGRGGSSDLGVLPLLWGTFYISIVALAVAIPIGLFAAIYLSEYATPRIRSIAKPLLEVLAGIPTIVYGLFALLTVGPLLVSVFGRDGLGIMQAGTAVVTAGLVMGIMLIPFVSSLSDDIINAVPQAMRDGSYGLGATKSETIRQVVLPAALPGIVGAILLAASRAIGETMIVVLGAGAAARLSLNPFDAMTTVTAKIVSQLTGDADFASPEALVAFALGMTLFVITLGLNIFALYIVRKYREQYD
- the pstA gene encoding phosphate ABC transporter permease PstA; its protein translation is MSDASLSPTGAPERRHKSLLTVDSRTARRNAAEKRFRFYGIGAILIGVFFIVVLAFSIIRSGLPAFTHTVVAVDFTLSEEGFAEAEGQLFKTKAYEGLLIEEIRGALEAEGISVSFDAAAIGRLLGKPGGTLRDHYRANAQDLGTPVRFELAAASRVDGYLTGRVTRDTLQDSRFLEAGDLDLIDALVEAGIITRAFNWNFITGADSGVDNPGGAGIGASVVGSLFMMLVVLVLSLPIGVAASIYLEEFAPQNRFTDLIEVNISNLAAVPSIVFGILGLAVFIQFMHLPQSAPLVGGLVLTLMTLPTIIISTRASLKAVPPSIREAALGVGASKMQTVFHHVLPLAMPGILTGTIIGLAQALGETAPLLLIGMVGFVARGYPDGVVAGFTDPNSAMPAQIYTWAARADPSFYEKAWGGIIVLLVFLLSMNILAIILRRRFERRW
- the pstB gene encoding phosphate ABC transporter ATP-binding protein PstB → MKDTIIAENDVTTNTVKIAARDIQVYYGDNHAIKDVNVDIEDKTVTAFIGPSGCGKSTFLRCINRMNDTIDICRVEGDILLDGEDIYDRNVDPVQLRAKVGMVFQKPNPFPKSIYDNVAYGPRIHGLSRNKTDLDEIVERSLRRAAIWDEVKDRLHAPGTGLSGGQQQRLCIARAVATEPEVLLMDEPCSALDPIATAQVEELIDELRRDYSVVIVTHSMQQAARVSQKTAFFHLGNLVEFGETDKIFTQPEDPRTESYITGRIG
- the phoU gene encoding phosphate signaling complex protein PhoU, producing MQDQHIASAFDRDLEAVQAQIMKMGGMVENAIRQAAKSLETRDEDLAEEVRGADKAIDFLENQINESAARIIALRAPTAIDLRVILSVIKISANLERIGDYAKNMAKRTSVLASLAAVDDSGGAIRRMALTVEGMLKDALDAYIQRDAELAQDVIDRDEDVDQMYNALFREFLTFMMEDPRNITACMHLHFIAKNTERMGDHVTSIAEQVVYLVTGEHPDEARPKADKTSLITKA
- the phoB gene encoding phosphate regulon transcriptional regulator PhoB, whose product is MSATQPHVLLVEDEPAQREVLAYNLEAEGYAVSRAENGEEAMLQVDEITPDLVILDWMMPLMSGIEVCRQLKTREDTRNIPVIMLSARSEEVDTVRGLETGADDYVVKPYSLRELMARVRTQLRRSRPSAAGAALVYQDISLDPESHRVSRGGHELKLGPTEYRLLVTFLEKQGRVLSRDQLLDLVWGRDIYVDTRTVDVHIARLRKVLTQVVPDDPIRTVRGTGYALG
- a CDS encoding amidohydrolase, giving the protein MTDITVFSAKKIITMDPSRPEATHVAVQDGKILAVGGADCADDWGQVTHDDRLADTILMPGFVEGHAHMMAGKMWDFAYAGFHDRLDPQGKLHEGMTSLDAVIARLKERDAEMPEGEPMFAWGLDPIFLPSERMNKHHLDAVSTTRPISVMFSNFHLMCVNSSALEMAQYSAQTNVEGVIKGEDGAPNGELQEMAAMFPIMRRLGIDFRSLSQGEDALRLYADVCRLAGVTTVTDLYSTMEDSDVAEMVRITGEDDFGIRIVPALGATGADPETLATRALALKKRSTDKLRLGAVKLMTDGSIQGWTGRVKWPHYIGGQPNGLWNSTPEEIFALCEAMYKHGVQMHIHVNADEASEVSLDACEAAARKHPWPGARHVFQHCQMMGPDQFARARELGLCTNIFSNHLYYFGDQHVALTIGEDRASRMNAARSALDAGVSVALHSDAPVTPMGPLFTAWCAVNRKTMSGRTLGPEQRITVPEALTLITLGAAYTLKLDSEIGSIETGKIADFAVLGEDPLSVEPEDLRDVPVLGTVSGGQVLLS
- a CDS encoding CobW family GTP-binding protein — its product is MISGYLGAGKTTLINRLLAQPHGLRLMVMVNDFGAINIDKALIEAQDDDVIALTNGCICCTMGTDLFLALGDALDRRPRPDHLIIEASGIADPAAIANTAIAEPDLIYSGIVTLVDALNINALLSDPLVSPQVAQQMAAADLLVQTKCAQRVADVDNACQNNGLPLPVIVEPSAVSILTLGAKLSNEASVASVHPDYVTWYVSDSPVLDHARLTTALKDRPEWLFRLKGFVRTEQGLQEIHVVGKSIDIKVVQDNTEASLVALGVRGRFTKEAMDVWWQGVTGASSSIAHQQT
- the cheB gene encoding chemotaxis-specific protein-glutamate methyltransferase CheB, which codes for MPDTAEPSLRASRTKKVVIVDDSKTIRSWLRVVFAQDARLEVVGEADSAEKARQVIKHTRPDVITLDIEMPGMSGLDFLDRLMQLRPMPVVMISGSTQSNSDATITALTLGAVDCILKPSTPTNRDVWKDISRRVFSAACSTVQVTRRSMKEVARSRGQVGNDELPLILIGASTGGVAALEEVLSNLHTDGPPVVVVQHMPGAFLVSFSHLLNRNLSQDVAIVRAGEPLGAGQIRLAPSQGMHTEIVRERGQWSCALVSEPQNTLHCPSVDVLFRSALPFSKDVIGVILTGLGRDGADALLGLRKAGARTMGQDEHTSVIYGMPRVAWEIGAVQKQLPLSLIGEGINRAAALHASGKSKGRSS